The Phycisphaerae bacterium genome contains the following window.
AGATCCGAAGCATCTTGTAGTCGTGGCCGACAATGTTATCCAGGCTGTAACGAAGATCCAGAGCCTCCCGCAACGTCTGGTTCTCGCGGATCAACGACTGCTGCTGTAGAGCCCGCTGGATCGTGAGCTGAATCTCCTCGTCAATGATGGGCTTGGTCAGATAGTCGTAGGCCCCCATCTTGATCGCTTCGACGGCACTCTCGATCGTACCGTACCCGGTGATCATGATCACCACAATGTCCGGAAAACGCTGCTTGATGAGCCGCAGCAGCTCGAAGCCGTTGGCGTCCGGCATGTTGATGTCGCTGAGCACCAGGTTGAACCGCTGGCGCTCAAGGGCAGTCACCGCCTGGGCAAAGCCGGCAACACCGACCGCCTCGTACCCCTCCAGCTCGAGCAGCTCGCAGAGCGACTCGGTGATGATCCTGTCGTCATCGACAATCAGAATCCGTTTCTTGTCCTGGCTCATTCATCCTGCCTTCCCGTGGATCGGCCCGGGTCTGCGTCACGCGGCGCCGACTTCTGGCCGCCCACCCCGCCAAGCGTGACCTGCTCGCCGCCCGGCGGAACCGCCAGCGGGCTCGACGAACGCTGCGGCGAACAGCTCTCCAGGGGGATCTGGATGGTGAACACCGTCCCCGCCCCCTCCCGCCTTTCAGGAACGATCCGACCGTTGTATTTCTCGATGATGTCCTTACAGATCGCGAGCCCCAGGCCCGTACCCTTGCCGGGCTCCTTGGTGGTGAAAAAGGGCTCAAATATTCTGCCCATCTCTTCAGGCAGCCCGATCCCGGTGTCCTCGAACCGGATGATCACGTGGCGATCGACCGTCCGGGTCGCCACGGTGAGCGTGCCACCCTCCGGCATCGCGTCCACTGCGTTCTTGATCATGTTGCAGAAGACCTGAAAGAGGCTCGTGCCGTGAATCGCTGGCAAACCCTCCTCGAGCTGGCAGACGATCGACACCCCGCTCTGGATCGCCTTGTCCGACATGACCTTCACCGCTTCCTCAACAATGGTGTTGATGCCCGCATCATTGAAGGCGGTATACGCGCTTCGGGAAAACTCCACCAGGTCCCGGACAATGTCCGTCATCCGAATCAGACCGCCTCGAGCTCGATCCAGGTAGTCGTTCAGCTTGTCCCCGGCACCGGTCGCCGCCGCCCGCTTCACCAGATTCAGATAACGCATGATCCCGTCCAGGGGATTGTTCAACTCGTGAGCCACCCGAGCCGCCAGCTTGCCCACGGCGGCCATCCGCTCCGAAACCGCCAGCCGCTTCTCCATGCTCACCGCCGCCGTCACATCCTCAATCACCAGCGTGCCGCCGGTGATCGGCACGTCACCACCCTCAGTCAGCGGAATAAACTGCAGGTTCAGGAGCATCTCGCCAGACGCCCCACTCCGCCGACTGTGGCATACCACCTGGTCGAACCGCCGCTGCCGCCCCGCGTCAATCACTTCACGCAGAACCCGAGTCCAGTCCTGATACGAAGCATCCACCGTCCCGTCCGTCAACGCCGTACTGATCGACTCGTGACCTTCAACCAGAAACGCAGCCGCCGGATTGTGCCAGACAATCCGAAGCTGAGGATCGAAGACCACCAGCCCCAACGATA
Protein-coding sequences here:
- a CDS encoding GHKL domain-containing protein; this encodes MGDSLSSDRSVKDVRLLSADVFTDISRRVFQSLSLGLVVFDPQLRIVWHNPAAAFLVEGHESISTALTDGTVDASYQDWTRVLREVIDAGRQRRFDQVVCHSRRSGASGEMLLNLQFIPLTEGGDVPITGGTLVIEDVTAAVSMEKRLAVSERMAAVGKLAARVAHELNNPLDGIMRYLNLVKRAAATGAGDKLNDYLDRARGGLIRMTDIVRDLVEFSRSAYTAFNDAGINTIVEEAVKVMSDKAIQSGVSIVCQLEEGLPAIHGTSLFQVFCNMIKNAVDAMPEGGTLTVATRTVDRHVIIRFEDTGIGLPEEMGRIFEPFFTTKEPGKGTGLGLAICKDIIEKYNGRIVPERREGAGTVFTIQIPLESCSPQRSSSPLAVPPGGEQVTLGGVGGQKSAPRDADPGRSTGRQDE